Below is a window of Anaerobacillus alkaliphilus DNA.
CACGCGCACATCATGCCTTACGATTACATGGCAGACGCAGTGGATCAAAAGTTTGGTTTAGCAAAAGTGTACACATTGGTTCAACAATTACGTGCAAAACACAACAATACATTACTTGTTGATAATGGAGACATTATCCAAGGAAGTATCTTAGGCTACATTGAAGCAGTCGTAGACCGTAAAGATAAAAACTCAATCATCGAAGCAATGAACATGATGGGTTATGATGCTGGAACAATTGGGAACCATGAGTACAACTTTGGTTTACCACTCCTCGATAGTTTAGTAGAAGCATCTAACTTCCCATGGTTGAGTGCGAACACGTACAACGTAAGTGATGATAAGCATCGTTACGAGCCGTATGTGATCCTAGACAGAATGGTTGATGGCAAGCCAATTAAGATTGGTGTGATTGGGTTTGTCCCACCGCAAGTTATGATTTGGGACAAAATGCATTTAAATGGCAATATCTATGTAAATGAAATCGTTGATTCAGCGAAAAAATATGTTCCTGAAATGAAAGCAAAAGGCGCAGATGTAATCGTTGTTACTGCACACTCAGGATTTGACTTATCTGAGAATGCAAGTGAAAATGCATCATACCAACTAAGCCAAATTGAAGGAATTAACGCACTAGTTACAGGACACCAACACTATGTGTTCCCAAGCTCGAGATACGCAACTACACCAGGCGCTGATCTTGTAAAAGGAACTCTAAATGGCGTACCAACAGTGATGCCGGGTGCATGGGGAGATCATTTAGGGGTTATTACGTTAAACCTTCAAAATGACAATGGTACATGGACAGTGGTTGATGGCGGAGCGAAAGCAATGCCAACAGTAAGCTATGGTGCTGACCCAGCTATGGTTGCGTTAGTAAAAGATCGTCATGAA
It encodes the following:
- a CDS encoding bifunctional 2',3'-cyclic-nucleotide 2'-phosphodiesterase/3'-nucleotidase, whose product is HAHIMPYDYMADAVDQKFGLAKVYTLVQQLRAKHNNTLLVDNGDIIQGSILGYIEAVVDRKDKNSIIEAMNMMGYDAGTIGNHEYNFGLPLLDSLVEASNFPWLSANTYNVSDDKHRYEPYVILDRMVDGKPIKIGVIGFVPPQVMIWDKMHLNGNIYVNEIVDSAKKYVPEMKAKGADVIVVTAHSGFDLSENASENASYQLSQIEGINALVTGHQHYVFPSSRYATTPGADLVKGTLNGVPTVMPGAWGDHLGVITLNLQNDNGTWTVVDGGAKAMPTVSYGADPAMVALVKDRHEQTIEYVNNPVGKTATPLNTYFSRVAPNKVVQLINDAQLEFGKKHFAGTEYENLPLLSAAAPFKAGRHGASYFTNVKSGIAIKDIADIYIYNNTLQIVKVDGKDLLKWLEGNANNFNQIDPNKTEDQTLLDYNFRGFNFDTIAGIEYQIDVTKPKGQRIVNVTYEGKPVTADMEFLVVANNYRASGGGDHLLGAPSVEIVYSGTEENREVIIDYVSSRDVINVELVNNWSIVPVETKGNVVFRSSPKGKEYIEANNLTFVSYLGEGADGWA